AACAACCTTTACTAATTAGTGGTGTGATTGGAAATATCTAATAttgttgttatttttattacaaaatatgaGCAACGACCGACGGTGTTGCTTACGAACAAAGCGAAGTTATATAGGACATACATTTATTTGCTTTAACTTTGATAAAGTACCTATCAACTAACTTAACCTCCACGACGATTCGATATCTTTAGTTAGGTCCATTTGTGGTGTCCTCCACAAACGATTTTCTTTTAAGTTAAAATTCTCTTGTTGACCTttgttctcaaaaaaaaaactagcgtCACCTTTgttctcattttctttttgtttgacattttgaaatatttttttcgtcAACCAACTGAATAATTCAGCCGAATCAAAAAGTTGAAGAGACAATTTAGCAAGGGAATCAACTAGAAAAAGATAAACTTGGATGTTGTAGACGATGCCAAAAGGCTGTGATCGTTCTCCAGACAGGGTAAATCCGACGGGTGATTATGTAACATATTTAATCATAGATGCTACTATGACATGTTTATTAGTCAGGTTCTAATATTTTGGAACGTTGAATTATGTCACATGAGTTGTGCTCGGTGTAGGAATTCAACTTAGGGTTGCTCTAGCGGAGGCAAAAGAGTATGTGTTTACGCCCAGTTGGGCACTTCAAAGCATGAGAGGAGTATGAATCAATAGAACATCATATTTGTTGGGTCCTCCTTAATAGATGTAATTAAGGCCCTGAATGAATCACTCCAATGGCTTGCGTTATTGGGTCATATTGTAGGTTTGCTAAATTATACTAcctccgttcccgaaagtaagatgttttagatttttttcttgttccacaaagatagattttctatattgttaaggtacttttttatacttttgagaaacattaattgagaatatttgaattgattaaatttcattggtggaaagttattggaaagtgtataataaagtaaaaagtaatttaaattataaacatttattaaattcttaataagcgtgcatactctagaaaatcttattttcaAGAAAAGAGGGAGTAACAAAGATCAAGTGGCCTCagacatatattttgaaaaagtaaTTCAAGTGATCGAGGAGAGTTTGAGATAGCCAATGAATGATGGGCAAGTTCGGATCTAAAATTACAGAGACCATAAACATTTTTGCGTGATTAAATGTTTGTTTTGATAGTTGAAGGGCATGAGATTTATGTGTAAATAACTCTTTAAAATTTGAAGGACAATGCAATTATTTCATCTAAATCTACTGAGAACATGGCCGGTCTTGGGAAAAACTAAATGAAATATTGATTACTTccaaaaaattttgaaaaaaattacatagacaTAGTCAAAGGTAGTCGAAGTGTAGGTGTAGACTAAACCCCATAAACAAACGTAACTCTCTCGATGATGATTGTTAGCTAGCTAAACTTTTAGGCTCTTTCCTATACACCCCATAACTAATATAATTCAAAGTGCTAGTCAACTGTTTTTCCTTTGGACTTAAACGACGGGTGCTTGGTAGCTAACTATTGAACAAAAGACGACACTAAATGGCTACCTTCGTCAGTATATTCCAGTTACTTGAAGGAACATTCTTTTGAGAAAAAAGACCTTACTCTGTCTAAATCGACTGCTTGGATTACAGATGTGTTGGGAGGCTTTCAACTCATTATGATGTACAAAGTGATTAGGCTTTTTCAACATATAAGTCAAATGGTCGTATATTGGTCTTGATGATCCATCTTAGATACGATGTGTGACATTAAAACACGACGATTATGATCAAAAACCACACATGGAAGATAATGAATGAGCCAGAAaataggaaacagaagaaacgCAATTCAATTCAGTGTTCTCTTCTCACTGACAGAAAGAGTTCATTAACTTCATTGACATACCAAGCTCAATAAAGCATATAACAGGACTTAACATAATGGCAACACTACAAAGGCCGTCTCCAATTATCGAGAGCATCATCAGAGATGCGTTGTAAAATAACTCTATTATTGTTCATGTTTTCTTTGTACTAAAGTGACCACAAAATAATTGTTCCCTTTTAAAGATTCTAGCCTCTAGGTACCATCACATCATTTGCTCTGTCTGTTGTTCATAGCTGTACAATTATAGAAACTCAAACTGTGGTTAGTAGTAACACACAATAACTACCAAAGAGGTTTATATACCTAATCAAtctcactaaaccctaaaagctTTATGTATCAATTTACTCGCATAGATTAAAGAATATAATCATTATTACactgaagaaaacaaaaaaatgggaaaaatttaaacaagagggttttgtcttttaatgttttgtttctttaccTTAAGATAAATTAAGCTATAGAGCTAACGTCGTCTCCTTGACGAAGCAGTCCTGAACATAGAAAACGACGAGCTGCTCCTCCGAGTTGATCTCGACCCGGACCCTGACGCAGCAGCTATGGATTCAGACGACCCGCTGAAACATCCGAAAAGTCTCATAATCCGACCCGCAAACCCGCCGGATCTCTCTCTACTACCACCACCTCCTTCTCTCCCTCCCCTTCTCGAACCCCACGCTACTCTCCTCGGAAGCCTCTCGTCGCCGAGCCTCCCCCCGTCGACCTCCGTGTACACCACCGGCATCATTCTATCTCCTCCTCTCAATCCTCCGGGGATCCTCCCCACCGCGAATCCTCCGCCCGGCAGCCTCCAAATCGTCAGCCCCGCCGCGgaatcctcctcctcttcattAGCCACCGCTCCACCGCCGCCGCCGTCATCCCCCGACGGAAGCTCGTGGCGGCACACCGGACACGAGTTTCGAATCGCGAGCCAGGGGAGGATGCAATCGGGGTGGTAGATATGGTTGCACGGCATCTCCCGGGCGGCGGATTTCAACGCGAAGTTTTCTTTACAGACGGCGCAGTGAGATTGAGAATCCGATTCGAGATGGGTCGGGTCGATCTCGATCAGGGGCAAAGCCTCGACGGCGGATTTAGAAGCGGGTGGGTTATCACATgagttattgttgttgttgttggctGTGAGTTCGATCTGAGAGATCTGATCTAACAGCCGGTCGAATCCGGAGCCTAAGAGAAACTCCGTCATGCTCGGAGGCAACGGTCTGAGGCCTGAGTCCGTGCCGTCGTCGTAGTACATCTGGAAAGCGGATTCGGAGGGATTAGATCCGCCGCGGAGGACGATGACGGGGTTGGGAGATCGGTTGCTTGAATTGCTTCTTGTGCGAGTGACGGTGGGAGGAGGAGTGGGGCTGTTCTCCGCCGTGTgcatggtggaggaggaggaggaaggggGAGGGAAGCGCGTGGGGCTGCGGTGGTGGCGGAGGAAGGAGGAGGGAGGTGTGAAATCGAGGGTTTGTTGGATGTGTTCGAGGAAGCCTCCGTCGCAGTCGGGGCAGGAGATGGAGTCGGAGACCCAGACGAATCGGCTGCAGCTGTAACACCAGTAAGATCCGGAAGAAGACATGGTGAAAAGGGAAATCAAaatcttcaagaagaagaaggaaaggaCATCTGGGAGAGTTTTTGATTGATTGACTAaacggagaggaagaagaggagatgagagagagagaggggatgAGGAGGGAAAGGGACGGTCGTGGTTTGTCTTAACAAGAAACCGTCCAACTCCGTGTGTTGTCACGTTCTCTTTCTCATGTctcttcctctctttttttttttcttttttttatcttttggtTGTTTGTTGCTATTAaacaaaaactgttttttttttttttgtaaaaaaagcaaaaactgtttttaatacgttttcttctttcttatcTCGCGTTACCTTTTTTATACAAACTGTTCCAAAACTGATTAtagtaaaacaaaatttaaatcttaCAGGTAtggaaagtaaataaaatgatttaagaaattagcgatatttttaatttattcatttttaaaaaataaatagagatGATTTGATGGCATAGCTAAACTTAAAATCAAGAGATCTGGGGTGTATTAATTAAAGAATAATGAAAATCATAGGTATGGGGTATGACATAATTTAATAAGAGAGTAATGAGAGTTTCCTAAATCAGTTACGGGGATTTTATGTTTTGGGTCTATTACTTATTGTTTTGTCATAGTAAGTAAGCCtgttacatttaaaaataagagTCCATTAAAACTTTTTAACTTTGCCTCAAAAGTCCTTGAATTTCTTCCACTTCTTGGtcttacagtttttttttttttttaattacgaGGTTTGTGCTGAAGCCCTAATCCCCACGTTCCCGAAACCACAGCTTCTAATATTAGTTTTGTCATATCAGTCATTCGAACGGGAAGACTTCTAACACAATGGTGAAAATTCTTTTCAATTGAAGGGTCAGGTCCGCCCCAGTATAAACTACTGTCTAAAGCAAATTTTGTTTTGGCGCCCATCAAATCTCGAACCTACTACCTAACACTCAATAGAGGTGAGACACAGCCACTGGATACATGCATAGTTTTCATATTGTGAATCCCTTTGATATTTAGTCTAGTTTGGCGCCTAAAACGGCTGTTTTTCCTACTTTAGACCATGGCCAACACTACCTTAGTTCgatatttcaattttagagCCGATTTGATCATTTGCACTACGCTTCACAACGTCTTCTTTTTCGTTGCAGATTctgttctttcttctttgaatttttataGGTTACCTGAATAATGTGTATCATCATATACACTCTCCACAttagttttgattcatggaaacCGAATCATTCTCTTTCACATCACTATCCttcttttgtaatatacaaATTTCTCACTGATCTATAATTGCATCAGACCATTCTAGAAACCTTTCTTTATACATGTTGATTCTCTTTAGCTTCATTGTTTGTTCTTTACTTAAAAATGCATTACATTAACTTGTTTGGAGTTATGCTCATACATATTATCATCAGCATCAGTCCCAGCCCAACCTCGTTGGACACCTAAAGCCCAAAAAGATTTAaactcatataaaataaattgtatgTAAAATAGTAGAAAAATTTACATACATACTTTTCCTTGGACATATAACACGTTGGCATACTTTGGCCATGTGCAATACTTTTCCTTGCTCTATTGTCTCAATTTCTCCTAGAACCAGAAGCAGTTTGGTTACtcattaaaaaacataaaaagtaaTATTTCGTTAGTATCTTAGTTACAcattaaaaaacttaaaaaacgcATCACTTTCTCGGGACCACACCTCTTTCACCCGAAGACTTCTCTTTCACACGAACCCTAAAACCATAGATTCTCACCTTCACCACcgtcaaaatatgaaaaataagaatTCTTAACTGGATTTCAACAAAGCTGCCTTATCTTCTTTATGGTATGACGAATCTGAGCCTACCTCTTCCAATTTCATTCTAAATCTCC
The window above is part of the Brassica napus cultivar Da-Ae chromosome C3, Da-Ae, whole genome shotgun sequence genome. Proteins encoded here:
- the LOC106420699 gene encoding probable E3 ubiquitin-protein ligase RHC2A; translation: MSSSGSYWCYSCSRFVWVSDSISCPDCDGGFLEHIQQTLDFTPPSSFLRHHRSPTRFPPPSSSSSTMHTAENSPTPPPTVTRTRSNSSNRSPNPVIVLRGGSNPSESAFQMYYDDGTDSGLRPLPPSMTEFLLGSGFDRLLDQISQIELTANNNNNNSCDNPPASKSAVEALPLIEIDPTHLESDSQSHCAVCKENFALKSAAREMPCNHIYHPDCILPWLAIRNSCPVCRHELPSGDDGGGGGAVANEEEEDSAAGLTIWRLPGGGFAVGRIPGGLRGGDRMMPVVYTEVDGGRLGDERLPRRVAWGSRRGGREGGGGSRERSGGFAGRIMRLFGCFSGSSESIAAASGSGSRSTRRSSSSFSMFRTASSRRRR